In Chryseobacterium oranimense, a single window of DNA contains:
- a CDS encoding AraC family transcriptional regulator, whose protein sequence is MDHIQELIEIEITELSEWKDRFRKNSFFELVFILKGKGIQSIEYQTRTYEKNDFFLLPYSKCHAYEISEPTTFLFIRFTEHYFRNLKNTAIDYLQWYSKLNYIIGFYDFNIGLYFNDEKDKSQVKKLFEILLLEKEQTSEYSETLIANTLASILTVISSKLTGASDLYKNNDHKFSEIIKHINQNIIDENKLSILFLSEKFNVSKKYFSEYFKRNAHESLKEYIQKTKLQIAVNRIKYTDSPLQEIAWSLGFTDGSHLNKSLKKHFGITSSVLRKKKSIV, encoded by the coding sequence ATGGATCATATACAAGAGCTTATTGAGATAGAGATAACCGAACTCAGTGAATGGAAAGACAGGTTCCGCAAAAACAGTTTCTTTGAACTGGTATTTATTCTTAAAGGAAAAGGAATTCAAAGCATAGAATACCAGACCCGGACTTATGAAAAAAACGATTTTTTTCTTTTACCCTACTCTAAATGCCATGCCTACGAAATTTCAGAACCTACGACCTTTCTGTTTATCCGGTTTACAGAACATTATTTCAGGAATCTTAAAAATACAGCCATAGATTATTTGCAATGGTACAGCAAGCTTAATTATATTATCGGGTTTTATGATTTTAACATAGGCCTTTATTTTAATGATGAAAAAGACAAAAGCCAGGTAAAAAAACTCTTTGAAATCCTGTTGCTTGAAAAAGAACAGACATCGGAGTATTCAGAAACATTAATTGCCAATACCTTAGCATCAATATTAACCGTCATAAGCTCAAAATTAACAGGAGCCAGTGATCTATACAAAAATAATGATCATAAATTTTCAGAAATCATTAAACACATCAATCAAAATATCATTGATGAAAATAAACTGTCCATTTTGTTTCTTTCGGAGAAGTTTAACGTTTCTAAAAAATATTTCAGCGAGTATTTTAAAAGAAACGCGCACGAATCATTAAAAGAATACATTCAAAAAACAAAACTCCAGATAGCGGTTAACAGAATAAAATACACCGATTCGCCTCTCCAGGAAATTGCATGGAGTTTAGGTTTTACAGATGGCAGCCATTTAAATAAATCTTTGAAAAAACATTTTGGAATAACGTCATCGGTATTAAGAAAAAAGAAATCTATTGTTTAA